The stretch of DNA CTCTCCGCTCGTTCGATTCAATATCTGCAAAAGCAGATCAAGATGATCGAAGTCGCGCCGCTCACGATCAGTTACGTCGCCAAGTTAGTTCGCTCCAGTCGTCCGCAAGATGACTCCGCCCCCAAGTTCGTTCAAGAATTGGTCGATTGGGGAGCCGGTCCGCGTGCGGGGCAAAACTTGATTGCCGGTGGGCGAGCGATGGCCGCTATGGACGGACGCCCGAGCGTCTCGTTGGATGACATCCGCAAAGTGGCTGTCCCCGTCCTGCGACACCGCATTTCGACGAACTTCCAAGCTCAGGCGGAAGGGATGTCCACCGACGACATCATCCGCCGCTTGCTCGCCGAAACCCCTGAACCGACCGTGCCAAAATACGAAAAGGCGTAATCATAGCCCTCTATGTCATCGACTGAAAAATACCTCAAGCCCGAAGTCATCCGCACCGTTTCCCGGTTGGACTTGCGCGCGCGATTCATCGTCGAGGGATTTTTCAACGGGTTGCACGCCAGCCCGTACCACGGATTCAGCGTCGAATTCAGCGAACATCGCCGCTACACACAAGGGGACGACCTCAAGGATATCGACTGGCTGGTCTTCGCGAAGACTGATCGGTACTACGTCAAAAAATATCAGGCTGAAACCAACCTCACCGGTTATCTGGTGATGGATCTCTCGGAAAGTATGGCCTACACCTACCGGCAGGAACTGACCAAGTTCGACTACAGTATCTGTCTGTCAGCGGCGCTGGCGTACTTGATGATCCACCAACAGGATCCGGTGGGCTTAATTACGTTCGACGAAAAAATCCGCCATTCGATTCCCGCCAAAAGCAAACGGACGCAATTGGGCAACATCTTGGCGCTGTTGTCCAAACTACAGCCGACGGGGCAGACGGAGATTTCAAAAAACCTGCAACGGATCGCCGCGATGCTGCGGCATCGCAGTTTGGTGATGATTTTTTCTGATCTGCTGGCCGATTCTGGACCGGTTATCGACGCGCTGCACATGTTGCGACATGCCGGACATGATGTGATTTTGTTTCACATCATGGACGAAGCGGAAGTGAATTTTCCGTTTGACGGGATGGTCGATTTTCGCGATCCGGAAACCGGTGAAACGATGCTGGTCGACGCTGCCGGCATTCGCGGGGATTATCTCGACAGCGTGGGTGCTCTGCGGGAAAACTACCGCAAGGAATGCTTGTCCGCCGGCGTGGATTATGTCGCGCTCGACACCAGTATTCCCTTTGACCGAGCGCTGGTGGAGTACCTGTCCCAGCGCAAAGCCCGGTTTTAGGCCACCGGGGTGCATTGCCCAGTAATAGCCATCTATTAGCATCCGCACTTCCTCGCTCTTATTGGGAGCAGAGGCTCATTGGCAGGGAGAGCTGAAATTGCTGCTTCTTGTGCCTGCGGCACACCGATTGCCTTTGGCAATCGCTGCCACCCTGAGGGGGGTCCCGTGGTGAAATGCTATTTTTTACCGTGGGAGCGGGGAGGATTACGGGGTGGTCGGTAGTGCGACATCCAACTCCGTGGCGGTTTTTACCAATCGTTGCCAGTTGCCGTCGTCGAAGGGAATGCCATCCTGCAGACGTTGTTCGCGGACCTCGCGGCTACGGTCGCCGGGTAAGCGAATTCGCTCGACGTTTACTTGGCGGCGGCTGTTGCGTATCGAAGCGATCAGTTGGTCGGCTTGCGCCAGAAAATGTTCTGTCCCGGCGAATTGTTGTGGCTGCCAGACGATTGCCAACACATTGTTGCAACTATCCGCATCCTCTTGTGGGGGGCAGAATCCGCCCGACAGGCCGCCGATGAGAATATCCAGTATCAGCCCCAAGCCAAATCCCTTATAACCTGCCTGCGCCCCGCCCAGCGGTTGGATTGTGCCAGGGGGATCAGCGCGGCGAACTTCTGGGTCGTTGGTCGGTTCCCCAGCGCCATCCAACAACCAGCCGTCAGGGCAGGGGACCCCTTCGGCGAGGGCCAAACGAATTTTGCCGTTGGCGACGGCTGAGGTGGAAATATCCAACACCAGTGGACCGTCGCTGGTGGGTACGCCAATTGCCAGCGGATTGGTACTGATCTGTGGTTCGGTTCCCCCCGGTGGGGCCACAACCCGCAGCGAGCCGTTGTCATTGACCGCCACCAGCGCTGCGAAACCTGCTTCGGCGGCTAACTCGACCCATTCTCCTAAGCGCCCAATGTGCCCGCACCGCATGAGTGTTCCGCTGGCAATGCCCAGGGAACCTGCTTTGTCCATCAATCGCTGGATCAAACGGCGGGCTTGGACTTGTCCGAAACCAAACTGTGCATCAGCCGCCAACATCGCCGCTGTCTCCGAGTGAACAGCCAACTCGACACCCGGCACCAGTTCGCCGATGCGCAATTGCCGCACATAGTCGCGAATTCGCATCACCCCATGCGAATCATGTCCCCGCAGATTCGCCTCGACGAGGCTAGCAGCCACAATCGCAGCTTCCTCGCTGGGGACACCCGCAGCTTGGAATAGTTGTGTGGCAAATTGTTGTAGTGTGGTCGCGGAATAATTGGGCATGGTCGATGATTTGTTTTAGCTTAAGGAAGCAGCCTCATGGAAAGACGTGCTGGCTCGCTACTTGGGAGTGCAGCTGTTTTGTCTTCCAATTCTGGCGACTTGAAGAGGTATGGTGGATTCATTGGGGGCGAGATCGCTGGTTTGCGAAAACCCTCACCCCGGTCCTCTCCCAGAGGGAGAGGGAGTAAAGATATTCCCCGCCGTACGATGCTTGGCGAGGCCATTGGCTAGACACAGATTTCGACCTCTAGGAATTTGTGGGGATCCTTTTGGTACTGTGCGGCGAGTTGTTTGAGGGTCTCCCAACGGGTGCTGTGACGGGGGGACTCGAATTGCGGGATCTCCTCGGGAAGTTTTTGTAGTAATGCTTTTTTAACAAGCATCGCCCGGATTTTTCGCGTGCGCATGTCACCGGCGCATTCACTGGTTAGGCAGATCAGGTACCGTTCCACCTTCACATCGAGGTGCATATCGCGTTTGAGCGTGCCGGTCGCGAATTTCTCGGCGACCTCGTTGAGTACCGCATTCAAGTAGTACCAATGGTC from Symmachiella dynata encodes:
- a CDS encoding DUF58 domain-containing protein translates to MSSTEKYLKPEVIRTVSRLDLRARFIVEGFFNGLHASPYHGFSVEFSEHRRYTQGDDLKDIDWLVFAKTDRYYVKKYQAETNLTGYLVMDLSESMAYTYRQELTKFDYSICLSAALAYLMIHQQDPVGLITFDEKIRHSIPAKSKRTQLGNILALLSKLQPTGQTEISKNLQRIAAMLRHRSLVMIFSDLLADSGPVIDALHMLRHAGHDVILFHIMDEAEVNFPFDGMVDFRDPETGETMLVDAAGIRGDYLDSVGALRENYRKECLSAGVDYVALDTSIPFDRALVEYLSQRKARF
- a CDS encoding Ldh family oxidoreductase translates to MPNYSATTLQQFATQLFQAAGVPSEEAAIVAASLVEANLRGHDSHGVMRIRDYVRQLRIGELVPGVELAVHSETAAMLAADAQFGFGQVQARRLIQRLMDKAGSLGIASGTLMRCGHIGRLGEWVELAAEAGFAALVAVNDNGSLRVVAPPGGTEPQISTNPLAIGVPTSDGPLVLDISTSAVANGKIRLALAEGVPCPDGWLLDGAGEPTNDPEVRRADPPGTIQPLGGAQAGYKGFGLGLILDILIGGLSGGFCPPQEDADSCNNVLAIVWQPQQFAGTEHFLAQADQLIASIRNSRRQVNVERIRLPGDRSREVREQRLQDGIPFDDGNWQRLVKTATELDVALPTTP